The Athene noctua chromosome 13, bAthNoc1.hap1.1, whole genome shotgun sequence genome has a segment encoding these proteins:
- the SLC24A5 gene encoding sodium/potassium/calcium exchanger 5 isoform X1, translating into MREGGARRRALVLALLVPLAAGPPPRGARAQRLAAENGTGCVLSSSEFPEGFFTPQERKDGGIVIYFIIILYMFLAVSIVCDDYFLPSLEIISECLGLSQDVAGATFMAAGSSAPELVTAFLGVFVTKGDIGVSTILGSAIYNLLGISAACGLFSSVVSRLSCWPLFRDCLAYTISVAAVLAMISDNRIYWYESASLLLIYGCYILVLCFDIKINQYLMKKFSPCCMRFTKAMEENAEQQPLVGWREESGPLICQQSRTDSGIFQDELDYSHLSTSLHGLDEISEDHPSVFTMPEADMKRILWVLSLPIITLLYLTIPDCRRQFWRNWFMVTFLISAAWISAITYVLVWMITIAGETLGIPDSVMGLTLLAAGTSLPDTVASVLVARKGNGDMAMSNIVGSNVFDMLCLGIPWFIKTAFINTSGPIEVNSSGLTYTAISLICSVVFIFLAVHLNGWKIDKKLGAICLVLYLVFTTLTILYELGIIGNNPTRVCGN; encoded by the exons ATGCGTGAGGGCGGCGCGCGGCGGCGCGCGCTGGTGCTGGCGCTGCTGGTGCCGCtggcggccgggccgccgccgcggggagcgcGGGCCCAGCGCCTCGCCGCAG AAAACGGGACAGGCTGTGTCCTTTCTTCGTCGGAGTTTCCTGAAGGATTTTTTACACCGCAGGAGAGAAAGGATGGAGGAATCGTTATCTATTTCATAATTATACTTTACATGTTTTTGGCTGTGTCCATTGTGTGCGATGATTACTTCCTACCTTCTCTAGAGATCATCAGTGAAT GCCTTGGCCTCTCTCAGGATGTTGCTGGAGCAACTTTTATGGCTGCTGGAAGCTCTGCTCCAGAGCTTGTCACCGCTTTTCTAG GAGTCTTTGTAACAAAGGGAGATATCGGTGTCAGCACCATCCTTGGATCAGCAATCTATAATCTTCTTGGTATTTCTGCAGCCTGTGGGCTGTTTTCCAGCGTG GTTTCGAGGCTGTCCTGTTGGCCGCTGTTTAGAGACTGTCTGGCATATACAATTAGTGTAGCGGCCGTCCTTGCGATGATATCTGACAACAGAATTTACTG GTACGAAAGTGCATCCTTATTATTGATATATGGGTGTTACATTCTGGTACTATGTTTTGACATTAAAATCAACCAATACCTCATGAAAAAGTTCAGTCCCTGCTGTATGCGTTTTACAAAAGCTATGGAAGAGAATGCTGAGCAGCAGCCACTGGTTGGATGGAGGGAAGAGAGCGGACCTCTAATTTGCCAGCAATCAAGAACAGATAGTGGAATTTTTCAAGATGAGCTGGACTACTCTCACCTCTCCACAAGCTTGCATGGGCTTGATGAAATCTCTGAAG ATCATCCAAGTGTCTTCACCATGCCTGAAGCAGATATGAAGAGAATTTTGTGGGTGTTATCCCTCCCTATTATTACACTCCTCTATTTGACTATACCAGATTGCAGAAGACAGTTTTGGAGGAACTGGTTCATGGtgacatttttaatttcagcagcATGGATTTCTGCAATAACTTATGTTCTTGTATGGATGATAACAATAGCAG GTGAAACACTGGGAATCCCAGACTCAGTAATGGGTCTCACATTACTAGCAGCAGGAACAAGTTTACCAGATACAGTTGCAAGTGTGCTGGTGGCTCGAAAAG GAAATGGAGATATGGCTATGTCTAACATTGTAGGATCCAACGTATTTGATATGCTCTGTTTGGGAATACCCTGGTTTATAAAAACTGCCTTCATAAATACATCAGGACCCATAGAAGTGAACAGCAGTGGTTTGACATACACAGCCATTTCTCTTATCtgttctgttgtttttatttttctggcagttCACCTGAATGGCTGGAAAATAGATAAAAAATTGGGAGCAATTTGTCTTGTATTGTACTTAGTATTTACTACGTTAACAATTTTATATGAACTTGGCATCATAGGGAACAATCCTACAAGGGTCTGTGGTAACTAG
- the SLC24A5 gene encoding sodium/potassium/calcium exchanger 5 isoform X2, protein MREGGARRRALVLALLVPLAAGPPPRGARAQRLAAENGTGCVLSSSEFPEGFFTPQERKDGGIVIYFIIILYMFLAVSIVCDDYFLPSLEIISECLGLSQDVAGATFMAAGSSAPELVTAFLGVFVTKGDIGVSTILGSAIYNLLGISAACGLFSSVVSRLSCWPLFRDCLAYTISVAAVLAMISDNRIYWYESASLLLIYGCYILVLCFDIKINQYLMKKFSPCCMRFTKAMEENAEQQPLVGWREESGPLICQQSRTDSGIFQDELDYSHLSTSLHGLDEISEDHPSVFTMPEADMKRILWVLSLPIITLLYLTIPDCRRQFWRNWFMVTFLISAAWISAITYVLVWMITIAGNGDMAMSNIVGSNVFDMLCLGIPWFIKTAFINTSGPIEVNSSGLTYTAISLICSVVFIFLAVHLNGWKIDKKLGAICLVLYLVFTTLTILYELGIIGNNPTRVCGN, encoded by the exons ATGCGTGAGGGCGGCGCGCGGCGGCGCGCGCTGGTGCTGGCGCTGCTGGTGCCGCtggcggccgggccgccgccgcggggagcgcGGGCCCAGCGCCTCGCCGCAG AAAACGGGACAGGCTGTGTCCTTTCTTCGTCGGAGTTTCCTGAAGGATTTTTTACACCGCAGGAGAGAAAGGATGGAGGAATCGTTATCTATTTCATAATTATACTTTACATGTTTTTGGCTGTGTCCATTGTGTGCGATGATTACTTCCTACCTTCTCTAGAGATCATCAGTGAAT GCCTTGGCCTCTCTCAGGATGTTGCTGGAGCAACTTTTATGGCTGCTGGAAGCTCTGCTCCAGAGCTTGTCACCGCTTTTCTAG GAGTCTTTGTAACAAAGGGAGATATCGGTGTCAGCACCATCCTTGGATCAGCAATCTATAATCTTCTTGGTATTTCTGCAGCCTGTGGGCTGTTTTCCAGCGTG GTTTCGAGGCTGTCCTGTTGGCCGCTGTTTAGAGACTGTCTGGCATATACAATTAGTGTAGCGGCCGTCCTTGCGATGATATCTGACAACAGAATTTACTG GTACGAAAGTGCATCCTTATTATTGATATATGGGTGTTACATTCTGGTACTATGTTTTGACATTAAAATCAACCAATACCTCATGAAAAAGTTCAGTCCCTGCTGTATGCGTTTTACAAAAGCTATGGAAGAGAATGCTGAGCAGCAGCCACTGGTTGGATGGAGGGAAGAGAGCGGACCTCTAATTTGCCAGCAATCAAGAACAGATAGTGGAATTTTTCAAGATGAGCTGGACTACTCTCACCTCTCCACAAGCTTGCATGGGCTTGATGAAATCTCTGAAG ATCATCCAAGTGTCTTCACCATGCCTGAAGCAGATATGAAGAGAATTTTGTGGGTGTTATCCCTCCCTATTATTACACTCCTCTATTTGACTATACCAGATTGCAGAAGACAGTTTTGGAGGAACTGGTTCATGGtgacatttttaatttcagcagcATGGATTTCTGCAATAACTTATGTTCTTGTATGGATGATAACAATAGCAG GAAATGGAGATATGGCTATGTCTAACATTGTAGGATCCAACGTATTTGATATGCTCTGTTTGGGAATACCCTGGTTTATAAAAACTGCCTTCATAAATACATCAGGACCCATAGAAGTGAACAGCAGTGGTTTGACATACACAGCCATTTCTCTTATCtgttctgttgtttttatttttctggcagttCACCTGAATGGCTGGAAAATAGATAAAAAATTGGGAGCAATTTGTCTTGTATTGTACTTAGTATTTACTACGTTAACAATTTTATATGAACTTGGCATCATAGGGAACAATCCTACAAGGGTCTGTGGTAACTAG